A window of Herpetosiphonaceae bacterium genomic DNA:
CGATATGTCGCTGATGGTCGAGTTCTCCGACCGGATCGGCATCATGTACGCGGGCGCGATCGTGGAGCTGGCACCGGCCAAGGAGCTGTTCAATAACCCGATCCACCCGTACACGCAGGGATTGCTGAGCTCGTTCCCGCCGCTGACCGGCCCGAAGCAGAAGCTCACCGGCATACCGGGATCGCCGCCGAATCTGATCGATCCGCCGTCGGGCTGCCGCTTCCACCCGCGCTGCACGCTCTGCCAGCCGATCGAGACGCGGGTCACGCCGAAGCTGCGCGAGGTGCGGCCAGGGCACTGGGTGGCGTATCACGAGGGGATGCCGCTGCCGTAGGCCGTCAGGCTGGGGCTGTGAGGGACGGAAGAACAACCGAACAAAGGAACAAAAGAACAAGGGGAAGCACCAGGCACCGGAAACTTGAAACGCTCTTTTGTTCTTGCTGAGAGGCTATGATGACTCAATCTGCTATGCCGCTTGAGCGGCGCGATCCCGGCGCGCAGGGCACCACCGTGCTTGAGGTCCGCAACCTGACCAAGCACTTTCCGGTTGGCAATCCGTTCAGGCCCAGGCACGTCCACGCGCTCAATGATGTCTCGTTCACGATCGACCGGGGCCAGGTGGTCGCGCTGGTCGGCGAATCCGGCAGCGGCAAATCGACGACCGCGCGGCTGATCGCGCGGCTGATGCCGCCCACCAGGGGCGAGATCCTGTTTAAAGGCCGCGACGTGCTCAAGACCGAGCCGCGCAAAGCATCGTTGAGCTACCGCAACGACGTGCAGATGATCTTCCAAGACCCGTTCGGCTCGCTCAATCCCGTCCACACTATCGGCTACCACCTGGAGCGTCCGCTGCTGATCCATAAGCAGGTGCAGCGCCGGGAGGTGCAGGAGCGGGTGCAGGAGTTGCTGGCGACGGTGGGCCTGACGCCGCCCGACGAGGTTGCCCAAAAGCATCCGTACCAACTGTCGGGCGGCCAGCGGCAGCGCGTCGCCGTTGCCAGGGCGCTGGCGGTTAATCCTGAGATCATTCTGGCCGACGAGCCGATCTCGATGCTCGACGTATCGATTCGGATGGGCGTGCTCAACCTGATGGAGCGGCTCAAGGAGGAGCGCGGGATCGGCTTCCTGTACATCACGCACGACATCGCCAGCGCGCGCTACATCGGCGACAGGACGATGGTCATGTATGCCGGGCACGTGGTCGAAGGCGCGGCGAGCGACGAACTAATCCAAAATCCGGCGCATCCCTACACCCAACTGCTACTGGCGGCGGTGCCCAATCCGCACGCGGGCCTGACGGTGCGTAAGGTCCAGGCGCGCGGTGAGGTGCCCTCGCTGATCGACCCGCCGCCCGGCTGCCCGTTTGCCCCGCGCTGCCCGAAGGTGATGGACATCTGCCGCCAGGTCATGCCGGGCCGTGAGTACATCGCCAAGGATCACTGGGTGCGCTGCCATCTGTACGGCCCAGGCGAGACTCAGCCGACGATAGGCCAGGCCGCAGGCTAATTGTGGTAAAGAACCAGGCTCGGCGTTCGACGAACACGAAACGTGACATGTGGAACTGGGAGCAAGGAGCAAGGAGCGCAGCATGACAACCCACGAGGTGATTCGGACCAGCCCGGACTCGGAGGCGCGCATCGAGGCGCTGCTGGAGGCCATGACGCTGGAGGAGCAGGTCGCGCTGCTGGCGGGCGAATCATTCTGGCTGACGACGCCCGTCGAGCGTCTCAACATTCCGGCGATCAAAGTCACCGACGGTCCCAACGGCGCGCGCGGCGGCGGCTCGCTGGTGGGTGGGGTGCGGGCCGCGAGCTTTCCGGTGGGGATTGCGCTGGCCGCCACCTGGAACACGCCGCTGGTCGAGCAGATCGGCGGGGCGCTGGGCGAGGAAGCCCTGTCGAAGGGCGCGCGCGTGCTGCTGGCCCCGACCGTGAATATCCACCGCTCGCCGCTGAATGGCCGCAACTTCGAGTGCTACTCGGAAGACCCGCACCTATCGGCGCGGCTGGCGGTCGCCTACATCACGGGCGTGCAGAGCCAGGGCGTGGGCGCGACGGTCAAGCACTACGTCGGGAATGAGTCCGAGTTCGAGCGCATGACGATCAGCTCCGAGATCGGCGAGCGCGCGCTGCGCGAGATCTACCTGCCGCCCTTCGAGGCCGCCGTCAACCAAGCGCATACCTGGGCCGTTATGGCGGCCTACAACAAAGTCAACGGGACGTATGCCAGCGAGCATCCCGCGCTGCTGACGGATCTGCTCAAAAACGAGTGGGGCTTCGACGGCGTGGTCATGTCCGACTGGTTCGCGACGCGCAGCACGGCGGAAGCGCTGAGCGCCGGGCTGGATCTTGAGATGCCCGGACCAACCAAATATCGGGGCACCAGGCTGGTCGAGGCCGTGCGGGCGGGCGATGTCAGCGCAGATGCGATCAAGGAGAGCGCCCGGC
This region includes:
- a CDS encoding ABC transporter ATP-binding protein; this encodes MMTQSAMPLERRDPGAQGTTVLEVRNLTKHFPVGNPFRPRHVHALNDVSFTIDRGQVVALVGESGSGKSTTARLIARLMPPTRGEILFKGRDVLKTEPRKASLSYRNDVQMIFQDPFGSLNPVHTIGYHLERPLLIHKQVQRREVQERVQELLATVGLTPPDEVAQKHPYQLSGGQRQRVAVARALAVNPEIILADEPISMLDVSIRMGVLNLMERLKEERGIGFLYITHDIASARYIGDRTMVMYAGHVVEGAASDELIQNPAHPYTQLLLAAVPNPHAGLTVRKVQARGEVPSLIDPPPGCPFAPRCPKVMDICRQVMPGREYIAKDHWVRCHLYGPGETQPTIGQAAG
- a CDS encoding oligopeptide/dipeptide ABC transporter ATP-binding protein is translated as DMSLMVEFSDRIGIMYAGAIVELAPAKELFNNPIHPYTQGLLSSFPPLTGPKQKLTGIPGSPPNLIDPPSGCRFHPRCTLCQPIETRVTPKLREVRPGHWVAYHEGMPLP